In Zingiber officinale cultivar Zhangliang chromosome 3B, Zo_v1.1, whole genome shotgun sequence, a single window of DNA contains:
- the LOC121968298 gene encoding expansin-like B1: protein MARSISKRLLLLLPFFILLLFRSTATADDTCIDCFTQSRAAYYPNSDQQGTETGACEYGQFGATLNGGDVSAASKLYRNGVGCGACYQVRCTDAAHCSNNGVTIVITDSGASDNTDFILSQRAFTKMGQNADAGASLLSRGAVGVEYRRVSCSYPSRNITFRIDQSSNNPYYFAFQIWYQQGNKDVIAVQLCETENLTCKILERSHGAVWATASPPRGPLSVRMLLSGGDEGDETWVVPPNDIPEDWTAGSAYDSGIQVQ from the exons ATGGCTCGCTCTATTTCAAAgaggctgctgctgctgctgccctTCTTCATCTTGCTCCTTTTCCGATCCACAGCAACAGCAGACGACACCTGCATTGATTGCTTTACCCAGTCAAGAGCAGCTTACTACCCGAACTCCGATCAACAAGGGACAGAGA CTGGGGCATGCGAGTACGGCCAGTTTGGAGCCACACTAAATGGCGGCGACGTCTCTGCAGCGTCAAAACTGTACAGAAACGGTGTAGGCTGCGGTGCATGCTACCAG GTACGATGCACCGATGCTGCACACTGCTCAAACAACGGCGTCACGATCGTAATCACAGACTCAGGGGCGAGCGACAACACTGACTTCATTCTCAGCCAGCGCGCCTTCACGAAGATGGGCCAGAACGCGGATGCCGGCGCCTCTCTTCTGTCACGCGGTGCGGTCGGCGTCGAGTATCGCAGGGTCTCTTGCAGCTACCCAAGCAGGAACATCACATTCAGGATCGACCAGAGCAGCAACAACCCCTACTACTTCGCCTTCCAAATATGGTATCAGCAAGGAAACAAGGACGTAATTGCTGTTCAGCTGTGTGAG ACTGAAAACTTGACGTGCAAGATTTTGGAGAGGAGCCATGGAGCAGTGTGGGCGACAGCGTCTCCACCAAGAGGGCCCCTGTCTGTGAGGATGCTGCTGAGTGGAGGTGACGAGGGAGATGAGACTTGGGTGGTGCCTCCCAATGACATACCCGAGGACTGGACTGCTGGGAGCGCGTATGATTCTGGGATACAAGTGCAGTAG